CGGCACAGCAGCAGACCACATCAACCAGCAAGAAGATTTGCTTCCAGGTGACCCAGTCCCGAGCATAGGGTCCAGATTCGTCGATCACCACCTGCGCAATGTTGGCCACCACTTGCAGGGGGATGACCACCATGAGCACCTTCTTCTCCTTGTCGGCCAGGTATGGCTTGAGGAAGGACCAGCCAGTGCCGATAAGCACTATGAGGGTGAAGAGCGAGATCCCCTTGAGGAAGCTGAAGATGTAGAAGAGCACGTCCCACCCGTGGGCGGTGCCGGTGCGCTCGATGCACGACTTGTCCTCGGCCTCGGCGAGGAGGTTGAGCGCCTTGAGCACGAGCACGGCAAGCATGAAGTAGTGGATCCGGAAGACCGCGGCGCGCTTGCGCAGCAGGATGGCGAcccaggcggcggcgaggcccgCGTAGGCGAGACAGAAGAGGAAGTAGATGGATGGGAGCGAGGACGCCCCCGCGGAGAGGTACTGGCGATCCCCGGTGGCTGGGTCGACGTTGTACATGGCGGAGCGGACGTCCATGTCGACCTTGAGCCCCCCGCCGAGGCAGTTGGCGAAGACGAGCGTGTACTGTCCCGGCTCGGAGACGCGGAAGGCGGTGGAGAAGGAAGAGGAGCGCGCGACCTCGACCCCCGCGGGGTTGgatggcgggcggaggcggtcgAAGGAGAAGGCGAGCTTGACGAGGTCGGACTGGAGCGCGCAGGTGACGTCGAGGTCCTGGAGCTGGCGGAGGACGTGGACCCAGGCGTCGAGCGTGGAGAGGAAGAAGCCGAGCTGGGAGAGGTCGAGCtcggcggaggccggcgggtcGAAGGCGATGCCGGAGACGTTGAGCTCGAGCACGCCCGAGTGGGAGAAGCCGAACTCGTCCAGCGGGATGATGCTCCGCGGGTCGGACCGGATCAGGGTCTCCCGGATCTCGGCCGCCGCGGGGGGAAccagcgccgcggcggcgagcaggaggGCGAGGAGGGCCCCCGGgagcgccgcggcgcgcggcggcggcggggcggccattgggcgggcggcgcgatctgggggcggagggcgcggcggcggtggtgcggtGGCCCGTGGCCGGTGGTGGGATTTGGGATTTGGAGTGGTGGGCGAGCGGCACGTTGGGAGAGGGGGTTGAGGGGATGGCGTGGTGGGTCGGTAAAGGCAACCGCGCTGCTCAGTTGACAACTTGCAAAGATCAGTAGAATTTTCAAGTGAAATTCGCCCAAATTATCGAGACAAGGGACAAGATTGCACGCTGGTTTCTTCGAGACTAGATTTTTGCACATAGGTTTCTTAGAGACAAGGTTTTCTCATTGGCGAcgttgaaaaaaaaaatcagaccTTGGGGATGGTTCATGTAAAAATTCAGCAATTTTCAAACGTGACATAGGACATACTAGTAGTTCTTCCCTTTTCTTGGTGATGATGTTGGTTGACGTTTCGGTGTCGGTGTTGGCACGGCGTGCTTTGAGATCGGTGATCTGCAGGGCTCTAAAGAAAGATCAAGAGGTTTGTTGGGAGTGATGCTTCTGTCGCCGTCTCCAAGCAGGCTGATTAGTCTACACGGCTGGTGGCTGGCAAGTTGATTGTTTAAGCTTAAGCTTGATGACCTCTAGCCACCTTCCCGACTCCGAGATCTAGCCTTGTTGTCAAATGGTGACAACTCTGCAATTGTCCCTGCCACTTTACCGAGCAAGAAAAGCTCCTGTCATGCTAGCCTTGTCGTGAGGAATCTGGAACGATCCTTCGAGAAATGTTGCTAGATGCATGACAGAATCTGCCGTCAGGGTCAGTGAAAATGTAAGATGGCTCTAGTTCTCACTCTGTTTAGTTCCTTCCGTAAAAACGCAAAAAACCTGTAAACGCAAAGATGCTAAaaaaatcttgctaatttgaagtactaaatgaagtctatttacaaaactttttgcatggatgggctgtaaatcgcgagacgaatctaatgagcctacttaatccatattttgcaacagtgatgctacagtaaccatccgctaattattgcttaatcatagattaattagcatcattagattcgtctcgtgatttacaacccatccatgcaaaaagttttataaatagatttcatttagtacttcaaattgg
The genomic region above belongs to Panicum hallii strain FIL2 chromosome 4, PHallii_v3.1, whole genome shotgun sequence and contains:
- the LOC112888739 gene encoding protein GPR107 is translated as MAAPPPPRAAALPGALLALLLAAAALVPPAAAEIRETLIRSDPRSIIPLDEFGFSHSGVLELNVSGIAFDPPASAELDLSQLGFFLSTLDAWVHVLRQLQDLDVTCALQSDLVKLAFSFDRLRPPSNPAGVEVARSSSFSTAFRVSEPGQYTLVFANCLGGGLKVDMDVRSAMYNVDPATGDRQYLSAGASSLPSIYFLFCLAYAGLAAAWVAILLRKRAAVFRIHYFMLAVLVLKALNLLAEAEDKSCIERTGTAHGWDVLFYIFSFLKGISLFTLIVLIGTGWSFLKPYLADKEKKVLMVVIPLQVVANIAQVVIDESGPYARDWVTWKQIFLLVDVVCCCAVLFPIVWSIKNLREAARSDGKAAVNLMKLTLFRQYYVVVICYIYFTRVVVYALQTITSYRYLWTSVVAAELATLAFYVFTGYKFRPEVHNPYFAIDDEEEEAAAEALKLDDEFEL